Within the Arachis duranensis cultivar V14167 chromosome 10, aradu.V14167.gnm2.J7QH, whole genome shotgun sequence genome, the region GTGTTTATGGTATCTCAACTTTTTAGCTTAGACACCAAAGTGCATATGATTCATAGTTGAGGAGGGTGAAATAGAGGTTTCCTAATGTTATTTCACTTGACCCAAGTGTTTGACCTTCGATATTTCTAACTTACTccccttttttcctttttcttttttgggtgGGGGAGGGGCTGCAGTCAAATTTATTGAAGGCTACACTTGCTGGAGATGCGATTATTGGGAGTATGGTAAGaggtttcttattttattttatattattaaattttgttttagtatAGTGTACTTTATTCAATGTCTTTGTTAATTTGACCtacaaaacacacacacacacacacacacactttgTTCCTCTTATAAATTAATCTGTCCTTGCCATATATAATTAGGAAGGATATATTTTCTCCCATGATTCATTGTGTATATTCTCTGTTAAACTAGTTCCAAGAAAGTTATGCTCACATATAATATGGTAACAAGACGTCACTTTAGGTCCTCTTGCATAATATTTTCTTTGGTGAAGGGTTCCTGTTAGACTTGATTTGAAATAAGCTACACATGCATATAACATAAAGAACCTTGTTTCTCCACTCTTCTGTACTTATACTCATGAGTTTGTGCTTCTAAAACTAACATATTTTTCCTTTCttaattctttaatttctatttagTAGATGAACATTAACACTCCTGGAAGTGGATATGTTCTGCTACACCATGTTGTGGGTGAAACAGACGGCGACCGTAATATCTGGTCGTGAGTATCAAACTCTGttggttaattaattttgtagtGAAACATTGAAGAACAAAACTGGCTGCTGGTTTTGCATCATATTGTTTCAATGACTAGTATTGAAGAAAAGATTATCCAGTTGTATCATTAAACTAAATGGACTGGAAAGAATAAATAATGCAGGTTAAAATGagaatggattttttttttatatttcagcAAGTTTCCACTGTTATAGTCTTCAGAAGGTGTAGTCTTGGACATGAAGACCAACATCCTTTCTAAGTCTGGAGCCTAGTGTGCATTAACTCAATCATTTATTGAGTAAGCAATTAATATAATACATTCATGTGTAGGCATGTTGAAGGTGGGATGGGTGCTGTATCCTTAGCTATAAGTAAAGCCGCTAAGGAAGCTGGAGTTCTTATTGAAACAAATACAGAGGTGTGTTACCCACTAATGCTTTGCTGTCTCATATGAAGTTGCTGGATTTATCAGACATATACCTATAAATTTAGCGCGCCATTGAGTTTTTGTACATGagtattttgttatgttttcaTATATTTGATTTGTTAATATTTCATTCTAAAGTGTTTTTTCATAAAGAGAAAGCACTAAGTTTTTCTCCATGGCGATTATTTGTTCCTTCCTCTCATTGCTGACAACTGAAACAGGTTTTAAAGGTGATGGTGGAAGACTCTGGAAGGGCAAATGGAGTGGGTTGGCTTGCTTTACTTTgtctccaaaaaaaaaaaaacagcattTGTTATGAGATTGTGATTGTTGATTATTATTGCTGAAAATCTAGGTATTATTGGCTGATGGGACTAAAGTGCACTCTTCAATTGTTTTATCAAATGCTACTCCTTATAAGACCTTTATGGTAAGCAGTttgaaatattttcattttatatgAGGCTAGACCGGAAAATCATACAGTTCATACTAGTATAAAGTAATTGCATTTCTCAGCTCTTAGTTATGTTCGGATTGTGTGGCAGGAATTGGTACCTCATGATTTTCTTCCTGTTGAATTTCTTCATGCAATTAAGTATTCTGACTACAGCTCTGTAAGAAACTTTCTCTTAAACATCAAATCTTTGATAATTGCGATGAGTAAATATTTGAAGAGCATATTAACCTTGAGTTGGCTATCCAGCATTTTCCTTTGCTCTGCAACCTGTCATTTTAGATGCATATATCTCTTTTGCTCATTGTCCAAATTGTCTTGATTGAAATCAGAAAATCAAGTAATTAGGTACCACAGTTTTCTAGGATTCGCTGTTAACTGCATGAAATCTTTTGTTCGAGATAGGGTTAATATTTGAAGAAAGTTAACATCGTGGTTTTTTTTCAACATTTTATTATGCCCTGAAACTTGGaatttttacatgtaaatttcTCTATTTCTTGGGATTACTTTTTCATACACCATACagataatttttgtatataaataatgtgtattgaatttgaatgaataaaaagaaaaagaaaaaaatgtttgaaGTTCTTGGAATTTCTGCTGACTGTTTTGATACCACTTCGAATGtgatatttttatttgcttTATTGGCAATTTGCAAGTCAGAAGATAGCATCAAATATTGCAAGGAACAACATTAATAGGCTTGCACTACCCTCATATTatatcttcttcctctttatcctttttttttttctaaatcatTTGGAATAGGGAACAACAAAGATCAACATAGCTGTCGATAAACTGCCCCAATTCCACTGTTGCAAGCTAAATAACAAAGAAGTGGGTCCTCAGCACACAGCTACCATCCATATTGGTTGTGAAAGGTATGCTACAGTATGGAGAAGTTGAAGACTTACTTTAACTCTCATTTGGCCAATTGTCTGAGCACCAGAAAGATGAATACCATTATCTATGTTGAGGATAGAGCCATATGTTGTGATTTGAGAATTAATATTAAGTTCGGCAAGAGGTTGTGAGTAGAGATAGTTAAGACATATCGAACAAATAAACACCTGATATTAATTAATAGTTGTGCTGAATGTCTTGTATTTATTTATGCCAATTAATGGAAATTAAAAGTTTACtagttgatgacaagtcatggCATTGTATTTCTGTGAAATTTGTAAATAGAATGTTGACAATTGGCTGTTGTATTTCCTTTTGTATATGATTTCTATGCCAGTATGGAGGAGATCAGATCAGCTTGTCAAGATGCTTGTAATGGCTTACCATCACGAAGGCCTGTGATGGAGATGACACTTCCTTCTTCATTGGATACTACAATATCACCACCTGGTATGACTTCACTTCAGCTatgtatttttatctatttagatGTAGTAATTAGAATCATTTAaccttttgttataaaaatgaAATAGTAAATAGCAGAGCATGGTTTATAGGTTATTCATATACACCTCCTCAGTTCTCATGTATTATAAGTTTATTTATGGAATCTCATGGAACTGAACTAGAGAAACACAAGACATGCATTATGATTCTACTACTTAAAAACTTGTTTTTAACTGGGAATTTAAATGCACATGCATATATCCATCTTGGTAGAGACATACTCTTAAGTTGCAAGATTTGGAGGTGCCCACCAAAAGAAACAACAGTTATTCTATAACAAATAACcttttttttcccttatttTCATGAGACCTgattatttcataattttcgttTTCCTGTTTTGCATGTTATAAAAATAGCACAATTATTAAGAAATGTCCTGTCTTATATAGGTAAGCATGTCATCAGCTTATTTACCCAATATACTCCTTATAAACCCTCAAATGGTAGCTGGGACAATGCTGAATACAGAGTAAGTTATGCCTGCCTAAGTGCCTAACTGTTAAGATTCACTGTGTTGAAGAACTGTTGATTTTTTAAGCAACAATGTAGTTGATATTACCAGACTGACttgttctatatatatatattctgtgTCTACCTTCTTTGACCTCATTCCTGAGTTTTCTTTTGCATTTCTGTTTGCATAGCTGTTTAGATATTTATCATAT harbors:
- the LOC107471697 gene encoding uncharacterized protein LOC107471697: MASSFTPTLDGRYLLLGQSDEQDYLQISKFSKKDADAYFRKVCSSHVSRYEAQLQKFCNFMDFVLDSPTPEALHGSASTFDRLKYKLENSKFWAQLLRRTLSLGQKGIVDLMELLLSPTSKVLDKWFESNLLKATLAGDAIIGSMMNINTPGSGYVLLHHVVGETDGDRNIWSHVEGGMGAVSLAISKAAKEAGVLIETNTEVLKVMVEDSGRANGVLLADGTKVHSSIVLSNATPYKTFMELVPHDFLPVEFLHAIKYSDYSSGTTKINIAVDKLPQFHCCKLNNKEVGPQHTATIHIGCESMEEIRSACQDACNGLPSRRPVMEMTLPSSLDTTISPPGKHVISLFTQYTPYKPSNGSWDNAEYRESYAKRCFDLIDEHAPGFCSSIIGYDMLTPPDLEREIGLTGGNIFHGAMGLDSLFLMRPVKGWSNHKTPIRDLYLCGSGTHPGGGVTGAPGRNAARVILNDFKKHYQ